One part of the Eriocheir sinensis breed Jianghai 21 chromosome 6, ASM2467909v1, whole genome shotgun sequence genome encodes these proteins:
- the LOC126989461 gene encoding uncharacterized protein LOC126989461: protein MKAPISRLLPQGKVFLFLLLLFVALSQGTQRCTKATAALGEGEVQITAANATRDSDGDLHKYVYLWPEEGFRGVSLQAFTDTGTGPVRLAAWFSKDSLFPAVNTAAWWELSVYVYRYSDDVEFIVHLGDSRKRCVSRVTVDNLQSLELVGYGPSRWRDTEPPPGCPYQRPLGSWTWPQNTPNCTAPPPIPRSTTLPPINEATPTTTTTTAGVVADVAVAVMAAVVVMVVVLLHCRKERRPADEKTSPRPNPTAGAPTEGIHVIENSLYESFEACRDGGTAGAPTEGIHVIENSLYESFEACRDGGTAGAPTEGIHVIENSLYESFEACRDGGTAGAPTEGIHVIENSLYESFEACRDGGTAGAPTEGIHVIENSLYESFEACRDGGTAGAPTEGIHVIENSLYESFEACMDGGTAGEPW from the exons ATGAAGGCTCCGATTTCACGTCTGCTGCCCCAGGGAaaagtcttcctcttcctgctgttgCTGTTCGTGGCGCTGAGCCAAGGAACCCAGCGCTGCACCAAGGCTACCGCGGCGCTCGGAGAAGGGGAGGTTCAGATCACGGCCGCCAACGCAACAAGGGATTCTGACGGTGATTTGCATAAGTACGTGTACCTGTGGCCCGAGGAAGGCTTCAGGGGCGTGAGTCTGCAGGCTTTCACGGACACTGGAACAGGACCCGTGAGGCTGGCCGCGTGGTTCTCCAAGGACAGCCTGTTCCCCGCCGTCAACACAGCCGCCTGGTGGGAGTTGTCCGTGTATGTGTATCGCTACAGTGACGATGTGGAGTTCATTGTACATCTTGGTGATAGTAGGAAGCGGTGTGTCTCTCGAGTCACCGTTGACAACCTACAGAGTCTGGAATTGGTGGGTTACGGCCCCTCAAGATGGAGAGACACGGAACCACCACCTGGCTGCCCCTATCAAAGACCTTTAGGCTCATGGACCTGGCCACAAAACACACCCAATTGCACGGCGCCGCCACCCATCCCCAGATCAACTACACTCCCACCCATTAACGAAGCTACACCTACGACTACGACAACAACGGCGGGTGTAGTGGCGGATGTAGCCGTGGCAGTGATggctgcagtggtggtgatggtggtggtgttgctgcatTGCAGAAAAGAGCGTCGACCAGCGGATGAGA AAACCTCACCAAGACCAAACCCCACCGCCGGGGCACCTACAGAGGGGATCCATGTGATTGAAAACAGCCTGTACGAGTCCTTTGAAGCCTGCAGGGACGGGGGCACCGCCGGGGCACCTACAGAGGGGATCCACGTGATTGAAAACAGCCTGTACGAGTCCTTTGAAGCCTGCAGGGACGGGGGCACCGCCGGGGCACCTACAGAGGGGATCCACGTGATTGAAAACAGCCTGTACGAGTCCTTTGAAGCCTGCAGGGACGGGGGCACCGCCGGGGCACCTACAGAGGGGATCCACGTGATTGAAAACAGCCTGTACGAGTCCTTTGAAGCCTGCAGGGACGGGGGCACCGCCGGGGCACCTACAGAGGGGATCCATGTGATTGAAAACAGCCTGTACGAGTCCTTTGAAGCCTGCAGGGACGGGGGCACCGCCGGGGCACCTACAGAGGGGATCCACGTGATTGAAAACAGCCTGTACGAGTCATTTGAAGCCTGCATGGACGGGGGCACCGCCGGGGAACCGTGGTGA